In Anabrus simplex isolate iqAnaSimp1 chromosome 4, ASM4041472v1, whole genome shotgun sequence, a single genomic region encodes these proteins:
- the LOC137500592 gene encoding uncharacterized protein, protein MEGMTDRTTWRMLVVAVMLLGVSIPTSQLDFKMKRYENTAGVYFDYQGEVQLYTVEWKLVTYINLTRLADLFVIARRNLQKTKTLCIQIEKEVHIKCEHEIMLVEQQFQRIQGIKDLIRKITRIETPEGNGKRSKRGLINAIGTIAKTLFGTLDDSDAMYYEGKIKELEQEQLSMIQVAKSQMLVVKSTLQSVNNTLYDITANELKLSENFEQLKSYIQNETTGINEAFRQSEMQISLNKHLIELQGFLMQLHEHYQILLDSIVSSQTGTVSVQVLSPDDLVRAYKKAQRDFPKGYDLPYDLQVTYGYLILKISSVSVYITRDTLVYILRTPLTNKIKYNLYHCIPFPSPMKSNPNHFVYISNEKQYVLVDQERQTYVELSDEQVKQCKWTDNGQRLCKAIFPINNVMSKGSCIVKLLTGVSFIPEDCKKSVMSIYELLWIPIDDNMYIFVSPHETKVTSVCQDITSDISLNGVGIIQFTDLCTVYSPTSKIQSAGSVNTTTRKDLVPEVMLIYDCCEQLDSEIKLEDVPELNRVTVGSLLNHISDLRLASHKTEDVEALVMQKEKEFKMQMTQQYTSVYQIVTGVDL, encoded by the exons ATGGAAGGGATGACAGACCGCACGACCTGGAGAATGCTGGTCGTCGCAGTTATGTTGCTAGGGgtgtccatacccaccagtcaattggatttcaagatgaaacggtacgagaatacagccggagtctattttgattatcaaggagaagtacaattatacactgtagaatggaaactggttacttatattaaccttacacgtttggcagatctatttgtgatagcccgtagaaatttacagaagactaaaaccctctgtattcagatagaaaaggaagtacatattaagtgcgaacatgagataatgttagtagagcaacaatttcaaaggattcaagggattaaagatttaattaggaaaattactaggatcgaaacaccggaaggcaacgggaaacgaagcaagcgcgggttaataaatgcaattggtaccatcgcaaagacgttatttggtacgctcgatgacagtgatgcaatgtattacgagggcaaaattaaggaactagaacaggaacaattgtccatgatacaagtagcaaaaagtcaaatgttagttgtaaagtcaactttgcaatctgtcaataataccctgtatgacatcacagcaaatgaactcaagctaagtgaaaactttgagcaacttaagagttacattcagaatgaaacaacgggtataaatgaggcttttagacaatcagaaatgcaaatatcattaaataaacacttaattgaattgcaaggatttctgatgcaattgcacgagcattatcagatcttattagatagtattgtaagttctcagacaggcacggtgagtgtccaagtgttaagtcccgatgatctagtaagggcatataagaaggcccaaagagatttccctaagggttatgatctgccatatgatttgcaagtcacttatgggtacttgattctaaaaatatcatcagtgagtgtatatataactcgagataccttggtgtatattttacgcacccctcttactaacaaaataaagtacaatttgtaccattgtatacctttcccctctcccatgaagagtaatccaaaccattttgtgtatatatctaatgaaaaacagtatgtattagttgatcaagaaagacagacatatgtagaattaagtgatgaacaagtgaaacaatgcaagtggactgacaatggacagagattatgcaaggcaatttttcctattaataatgtaatgtcaaagggtagttgtattgtcaagttgttaactggtgttagctttattccagaagactgcaagaaaagtgtgatgtcgatttatgaactcttatggatacctattgatgataacatgtatatttttgtatcgcctcatgaaactaaggtcaccagtgtttgtcaggatattaccagtgatataagtttaaatggtgtgggaataatacaattcacagacttgtgtacagtttacagtcccacaagtaaaattcagagtgcaggttcagtgaatacgacaacaaggaaagacttagtgccagaagtaatgttaatatatgattgttgtgaacaattagacagtgagatcaaattagaggatgtaccagaattaaatagggttacagtaggaagcttactgaatcatataagcgacctaaggttagccagtcataagactgaagatgtagaagcactggtaatgcagaaagaaaaggaatttaaaatgcaaatgacccaacagtatacaagtgtatatcaaattgtaactg gtgtagacctttaa